In Methylobacterium aquaticum, the following are encoded in one genomic region:
- the argS gene encoding arginine--tRNA ligase, with protein sequence MNIFAAFEARIGEALETLTRAGTLPEGLDRARVVVEPPRDPSHGDLATNAALVLAKEARTNPKALAEALAADLRTDPRVTEASVAGPGFINLRLDPAIYAEVVRAVLREGEAYGRGAPVPGGVNVEYVSANPTGPMHVGHGRGAVFGDALANLLVAAGRDVTREYYINDAGAQVDVLARSAFLRYREALGETVTIPDGLYPGDYLVPVGEALKAQYGETLRDKPDSEWLPLVRDFAIDRMMDRIREDLAAIGIHHDVFFSERTLQAGGEGGAVAALIADLRAKGLVYEGRLPPPKGQLPEDWEDREQTLFRATAFGDDIDRPLLKSDGSFTYFASDIAYHRSKVERGAVELIDVLGADHGGYVKRMQAAVKAVSDGKAALDVKLCQLVRLLRGGEPVKMSKRAGEFVTLREVIDEVGRDPVRFMMLYRKNDATLDFDLAKVVEQSKDNPVFYVQYAHARAASVFRQAREAFPDLDLAPSALAGADLSGLTDSGELEMMRLIAQVPRVIEAAAAAHEPHRIAFHLYELASAFHSFWNKGKDLPQLRFVNQNDRKSTEARLALVAALKGVVASNLGILGVGAPDEMR encoded by the coding sequence ATGAACATCTTCGCCGCCTTCGAGGCCCGCATCGGCGAGGCGCTCGAGACGCTCACCCGCGCCGGCACCCTGCCGGAGGGGCTGGACCGTGCCCGCGTGGTGGTCGAGCCGCCGCGCGACCCGAGCCACGGCGACCTCGCCACCAACGCCGCCCTGGTGCTGGCAAAGGAAGCGCGCACCAACCCGAAGGCGCTCGCCGAGGCGCTCGCCGCCGACCTGCGCACGGATCCCCGGGTGACGGAAGCCAGCGTCGCCGGACCGGGCTTCATCAACCTGCGGCTCGATCCCGCCATCTACGCCGAGGTGGTCCGGGCGGTCCTGCGCGAGGGCGAGGCCTACGGGCGCGGCGCGCCGGTCCCCGGCGGGGTCAACGTCGAGTACGTCTCGGCCAACCCGACCGGGCCGATGCATGTCGGCCACGGCCGCGGCGCGGTGTTCGGCGACGCGCTGGCGAACCTCCTGGTCGCCGCCGGCCGCGACGTGACGCGCGAGTACTACATCAACGATGCCGGCGCCCAGGTCGACGTGCTCGCCCGCTCGGCCTTCCTGCGCTACCGCGAGGCGCTCGGCGAGACGGTCACGATCCCGGACGGCCTCTATCCGGGCGACTACCTCGTGCCCGTCGGCGAGGCCTTGAAGGCGCAATACGGCGAGACGCTGCGCGACAAGCCCGATTCCGAGTGGCTGCCGCTGGTGCGCGACTTCGCCATCGACCGGATGATGGACCGGATCCGCGAGGATCTGGCGGCGATCGGCATCCACCACGACGTGTTCTTCTCCGAGCGCACCCTCCAGGCCGGCGGCGAGGGCGGCGCGGTCGCGGCGCTGATCGCCGACCTGCGGGCGAAGGGCCTGGTCTACGAGGGCCGCCTGCCCCCGCCCAAGGGCCAGCTGCCGGAGGATTGGGAGGACCGCGAGCAGACCCTGTTCCGCGCGACCGCCTTCGGCGACGACATCGACCGGCCGCTGCTCAAGTCGGACGGCAGCTTCACCTACTTCGCCTCGGACATCGCCTATCACCGCTCCAAGGTCGAGCGCGGTGCGGTCGAGCTGATCGACGTGCTCGGCGCCGACCATGGCGGCTACGTCAAGCGGATGCAGGCGGCGGTGAAGGCGGTCTCCGACGGGAAGGCGGCGCTCGACGTCAAGCTGTGCCAGCTGGTGCGCCTCCTGCGCGGCGGCGAGCCGGTGAAGATGTCGAAGCGCGCCGGCGAGTTCGTCACCTTACGCGAGGTGATCGACGAGGTCGGGCGCGACCCCGTGCGGTTCATGATGCTGTACCGCAAGAACGACGCGACCCTCGATTTCGACCTCGCCAAGGTGGTCGAGCAGTCGAAGGACAACCCGGTCTTCTACGTCCAGTACGCGCATGCCCGGGCGGCCTCGGTGTTCCGCCAGGCCCGCGAGGCCTTCCCCGATCTCGACCTGGCGCCGTCTGCCCTGGCGGGGGCCGATTTGTCGGGCCTGACCGATTCGGGCGAGCTCGAGATGATGCGCCTGATCGCCCAGGTGCCGCGGGTGATCGAGGCGGCCGCCGCCGCCCACGAGCCGCACCGCATCGCCTTCCACCTCTACGAGCTGGCGAGCGCGTTCCATAGTTTCTGGAACAAGGGCAAAGACTTGCCGCAATTACGGTTTGTTAATCAAAACGACAGAAAGTCCACCGAGGCGAGGCTGGCCCTCGTCGCCGCCCTCAAGGGGGTGGTCGCGTCCAATCTCGGGATCCTCGGCGTCGGCGCGCCCGACGAGATGCGCTGA